The proteins below come from a single Methanothermobacter sp. genomic window:
- a CDS encoding 4Fe-4S binding protein gives MDIVFKKKLDDLQRDVALKSMDLEENPQDVRVELGRCSVRDKFIDITPKCVRCNLCVEECPVDAISDSSASRTAKILDNCVKCEICAQTCPVRCINVVESTATIDEDVTYNLEYVRIPHRTLRMRDIQVTDKCTACGTCERFCPTGAIRVGETAVVDRSICIGCGACVNVCPSDAIKLERELGPVIETRKLMVDQDACVECLVCEENCPTGAIRIEDGEVVVDGNKCILCEVCSSKCPVAALKLERLSDES, from the coding sequence ATGGATATTGTCTTTAAAAAGAAACTTGATGATCTCCAGAGGGACGTTGCACTGAAGTCGATGGACCTTGAGGAGAACCCTCAGGATGTCAGGGTGGAACTTGGAAGGTGCAGTGTTCGCGATAAATTCATAGATATAACACCAAAGTGCGTCAGGTGCAACCTCTGCGTTGAGGAGTGCCCTGTTGACGCCATATCAGATTCATCTGCCTCAAGGACCGCTAAAATACTCGATAACTGTGTTAAATGTGAGATATGTGCCCAGACCTGTCCCGTGAGATGCATAAATGTTGTTGAGAGCACAGCCACCATTGATGAGGACGTCACATACAACCTTGAATATGTGAGGATTCCCCACAGAACACTCCGTATGAGGGATATCCAGGTTACAGATAAATGCACCGCCTGCGGCACCTGTGAGAGGTTCTGCCCCACAGGCGCAATAAGGGTTGGGGAAACTGCAGTGGTTGATAGATCCATATGCATTGGCTGTGGCGCCTGCGTCAACGTGTGCCCCTCAGATGCCATAAAACTTGAAAGGGAACTCGGACCTGTCATTGAGACCCGTAAACTCATGGTTGATCAGGATGCATGTGTTGAGTGCCTTGTATGTGAGGAGAACTGCCCCACCGGCGCCATAAGGATTGAGGATGGGGAAGTTGTTGTTGATGGAAATAAATGTATCCTCTGTGAGGTCTGTTCGTCTAAGTGTCCTGTGGCAGCACTTAAACTGGAGAGGTTGTCAGATGAAAGTTAA
- a CDS encoding carbohydrate kinase family protein, which yields MLFDAVGLGALNMDQLHMVERIAGPDEEVFVHDTVESCGGSAANTIIGLSRLGLRTALIGKVAGDREGSILRENLQGEGVADYIAVSDEGRSGRVMGFVDSQGNRALYVDPGVNDTLNMDEVREEALKTRLLHLTSFAGSGISVQREVLEVIDDSVTVSLDPGHLYAERGASELEGILERTDILLVNRRELELMTGSPDPARASAELGVDVVVMKMGSEGVRAFDGSEVVVGALEVTCRDTTGAGDAFNAGFLYAWLSGHGLEVSCLFGNYLASRCIEGYGATSSLPGREALEVLEGYLIGNTHPDKSVNSKK from the coding sequence ATGTTGTTCGATGCCGTGGGCCTTGGGGCCCTTAACATGGACCAGCTCCACATGGTTGAGAGGATAGCAGGACCCGATGAGGAGGTCTTTGTCCATGATACAGTGGAGTCCTGCGGCGGCTCAGCAGCCAACACCATAATAGGCCTTTCAAGGCTCGGCCTGAGAACGGCCCTCATAGGCAAGGTCGCAGGTGACAGGGAGGGTTCCATCCTCAGGGAGAACCTACAGGGGGAGGGTGTCGCCGATTACATTGCCGTTTCAGATGAGGGAAGAAGTGGCCGGGTCATGGGATTCGTTGACAGCCAGGGAAACAGGGCACTCTACGTGGACCCTGGGGTTAACGACACACTCAACATGGATGAGGTCCGGGAGGAGGCACTGAAAACCAGGCTACTCCACCTAACATCCTTTGCAGGATCAGGTATCAGCGTCCAGCGGGAGGTCCTGGAGGTCATCGATGACTCTGTGACCGTGAGCCTCGACCCCGGCCACCTCTATGCAGAGAGGGGCGCATCTGAACTTGAGGGTATCCTTGAGAGGACAGACATCCTCCTAGTTAACCGGAGGGAACTGGAGCTCATGACGGGATCCCCTGACCCTGCCAGGGCATCTGCAGAACTGGGGGTTGACGTGGTTGTCATGAAGATGGGCTCTGAGGGTGTCAGGGCCTTCGATGGTTCCGAGGTGGTGGTGGGGGCACTTGAGGTCACCTGCAGGGATACAACAGGCGCCGGGGATGCATTCAATGCAGGTTTCCTCTATGCATGGCTTTCAGGACATGGGCTTGAGGTATCGTGTCTCTTTGGAAACTACCTGGCATCAAGGTGTATAGAGGGCTACGGCGCCACTTCCTCACTACCGGGAAGGGAGGCCCTTGAGGTTCTTGAGGGATACCTCATTGGGAATACCCATCCAGATAAAAGCGTTAATTCCAAAAAATAA
- a CDS encoding formylmethanofuran--tetrahydromethanopterin N-formyltransferase encodes MEINGTVIEDTFSEAFTGRCVRATITARDMETVRRAAYDSTATPGAVIGRVEGGIESFLSADETPDGRPGATVQFYYALPDLEKFQVELSYRIRQDILVKPFTALYNSTPDPEGYMDMMKHVGHCGDGYEWIEEFNGREMINIPIAVPDFKIESKLGYRDAIMGANFWYMCRDPETVLEAGRAAINAIGEVEGVVTPFDICSAASKPETNYPWIGPTTNHPYCPSLRDLLGDESRVPEGVGYIPEIVINGLSMEALEEAMRVGIEAVCRYDGVLMVSAGNYDGKLGDHRIDLHGVL; translated from the coding sequence ATGGAGATTAATGGAACGGTGATCGAGGATACGTTCTCAGAGGCCTTCACAGGAAGGTGTGTGAGGGCCACCATAACGGCCCGTGACATGGAAACCGTAAGGAGGGCGGCCTACGATTCAACCGCAACCCCCGGAGCGGTTATAGGTAGAGTTGAGGGTGGCATTGAATCATTCCTCTCAGCTGATGAAACACCAGATGGGAGGCCAGGGGCCACTGTACAGTTCTACTACGCCCTCCCAGACCTGGAGAAATTCCAGGTTGAACTCTCCTACAGGATAAGGCAGGACATACTGGTGAAGCCATTCACAGCCCTCTACAATTCCACACCTGACCCTGAGGGGTACATGGATATGATGAAGCATGTGGGCCACTGCGGGGACGGTTATGAGTGGATTGAGGAGTTCAATGGCCGTGAAATGATAAACATCCCAATAGCGGTCCCGGACTTTAAGATCGAATCAAAGCTGGGTTACAGGGATGCGATCATGGGGGCCAATTTCTGGTACATGTGCAGGGACCCTGAAACCGTCCTTGAGGCCGGTAGGGCTGCCATAAATGCTATAGGTGAGGTTGAGGGTGTTGTGACACCCTTTGATATCTGCTCGGCCGCCTCCAAGCCTGAGACCAATTACCCCTGGATAGGCCCCACAACCAACCACCCCTACTGTCCAAGTCTCAGAGACCTACTGGGTGATGAGTCAAGGGTCCCTGAGGGAGTTGGGTACATACCCGAGATAGTCATAAATGGCCTGTCCATGGAGGCCCTTGAGGAGGCCATGAGGGTTGGTATAGAGGCTGTCTGCCGTTACGACGGCGTCCTGATGGTGTCAGCGGGTAACTATGATGGTAAACTGGGGGACCACAGGATAGACCTTCACGGTGTTCTCTGA